A DNA window from Brassica napus cultivar Da-Ae chromosome C1, Da-Ae, whole genome shotgun sequence contains the following coding sequences:
- the LOC125580097 gene encoding uncharacterized protein LOC125580097: MVALAPPETVKDIRSFLGHAGFYRRFIQDFSMIARPMTKLLCKEAAFNFDRECLEAFEKLKGKLISAPVVQPPDWDLPFEIMCDASDYAVGAVLGQKKDKKTHVIYYASRTLDEAQMKYATTEKELLAIVYAFEKFRSYLVGSKVIVYTDHAALRHLLAKKDAKPRLLRWILLLQEFDLEIKDRPGVENGVADHLSRLKIECGIPIDEGLPEEQIMAIRAVVAVCESGKKLEEVKTSGQVEISNREIKAILEKTVGTTRKDWFVKLDDALWAYRTAYKTPLGTTPFNLVYGKACHLSVELEYKALWAVKLLNFDIKSAKEKRLLQLNELDEIRLDAFENSRIYKEKTKAFHDKRIVKREFSAGDQVLLYNSRLKLFPGKLKSKWSGPFKIKEVKPYGAIVLWDKNGGDFTVNGQRVKLYMSFTPEEERTSVPLSDPIHA; encoded by the exons ATGGTTGCATTAGCCCCACCAGAGACGGTTAAAGACATTAGAAGCTTCCTTGGTCATGCTGGAttctatagaagattcatcCAAGACTTCTCAATGATAGCAAGGCCAATGACTAAGCTTTTATGCAAAGAAGCTGCATTCAACTTTGATCGGGAGTGTCTAGAAGCATTCGAGAAGTTGAAGGGTAAACTGATTAGTGCCCCCGTTGTGCAACCACCggattgggatctcccctttgagatcatgtgtgatgctagtgattATGCTGTTGGTGCTGTCCTTGGTCAGAAGAAAGACAAGAAAactcatgtgatctactatgcgagTAGAACTCTTGATGAAGCCCAAATGAAGTATGCTACAACTGAGAAAGAGTTGCTAGCCATTGTCTATGCCTTTGAGAAGTTTAGAAGCTACCTGGTTGGGTCAAAGGTCATTGTATACACTGACCATGCTGcgttgagacaccttttggccaagaaggatgctaAACCAAGACTGTTAAGGTGGATCCTgctgctacaagagtttgatCTTGAGATAAAAGACAGGCCAGGGGTTGAAAATGGTGTAGCTGACCACTTGTCTAGACTAAAGATTGAGTGTGGGATCCCCATTGATGAAGGGCTTCCAGAAGAACAGATCATGGCAATTAGAGCAGTGGTAGCAGTTTGTGAATCCggaaagaagcttgaagaggtgaag acaagtggtCAAGTCGAGATCTCCAACAGAGAAATCAAGGCTATTTTGGAGAAAACTGTGGGAACTACAAGGAAAGATTGGTTTGTCAAGCTAgatgatgcactttgggcttaCAGGACGGCTTATAAGACTCCTTTGGGAACCACACCCTTCAACCTTGTGTATGGAAAGGCTTGTCATCTATCGGTTGAGCTTGAGTATAAGGCATTGTGGGCTGTTAAGTTGCttaactttgacatcaagagtgccaaggagaagagaCTTCTCCAACTCAATGAGCTAGATGAGATTAGActggatgcttttgagaactcaaggattTACAAGGAGAAAACCAAAGCTTTTCATGACAAGAGGATCGTGAAGAGAGAATTCAGTGCCGGAGATCAAGtccttctctacaactctaggctgAAGTTGTTTCCCGGGAAGCTCAAATCGAAAtggtccggtcctttcaagatcaaggaagttaAGCCATATGGAGCAATTGTGTTATGGGATAAGAATGGTGGAGATTTTACAGTCAATGGACAGagagttaagctctacatgTCCTTCACACCAGAGGAGGAAAGAACATCGGTTCCACTCTCCGACCCCATTCATGCCTAG
- the LOC125580365 gene encoding probable F-box protein At5g47300: MTLMLNESMVCSTRVNLNGVPEVTSELSLVDPLYSSLIDHEFDIYEVFHCDGLLLCINEDNTRLVVWNPCTSQARWIQPKTRVSSHALGSYHGNSYKVLSYHPDFAIFENNSNSWRSLDITPDCTIEDSEQFMSLKGKTYWFACDKKDERPISIFLLSFDYTSETFERLRLPCQSFLYETMSMSVVREEKLSVLLQRDYTSRTEIWVTNKIGETKEVSWSMFLALDYSPAGLHLRDTVSFLVEEEKKVIVCCDRYLEDEFHGKKLIHIVGEQNQVREFDFGEAKQCPILFNYVPSLTQIHQGVGVGGKRKRDTINGQYAGRWSKLFYRV; this comes from the coding sequence ATGACTCTCATGTTGAACGAGTCTATGGTTTGTTCGACGAGAGTTAATCTCAATGGAGTTCCAGAGGTCACAAGCGAACTTAGCCTAGTTGACCCTCTTTATAGTAGTTTAATAGATCATGAGTTCGATATTTATGAAGTCTTTCACTGCGACGGCTTATTATTATGCATCAACGAAGACAACACTAGACTCGTGGTCTGGAACCCGTGTACTAGTCAAGCTAGGTGGATCCAACCCAAAACACGTGTCAGCAGCCATGCTCTTGGATCCTACCATGGTAATAGCTATAAAGTATTGAGCTACCACCCTGACTTCGCAATCTTTGAGAATAACTCTAATTCATGGAGGAGTCTTGATATCACCCCCGACTGCACCATAGAAGATTCTGAACAGTTCATGTCTTTGAAAGGAAAAACGTACTGGTTTGCTTGTGATAAAAAAGATGAGCGTCCCATCAGCATATTCTTACTCAGTTTTGATTATACAAGTGAAACGTTTGAACGTCTACGTCTTCCGTGCCAGAGTTTTCTCTATGAAACTATGTCTATGTCCGTTGTTAGAGAAGAGAAGCTTTCTGTGTTGTTACAGCGAGATTATACGTCAAGGACAGAGATATGGGTGACAAATAAGATTGGTGAGACCAAAGAAGTCTCGTGGAGCATGTTCCTAGCACTGGATTACTCGCCAGCTGGACTTCATCTTCGGGATACCGTAAGTTTTTTGGTCGAAGAGGAGAAGAAAGTCATCGTGTGTTGTGATAGATACTTGGAAGATGAATTCCACGGCAAAAAGTTGATTCACATTGTTGGAGAGCAAAATCAAGTCAGAGAATTTGATTTTGGAGAAGCCAAACAGTGCCCGATTTTGTTTAATTATGTTCCAAGTTTGACACAAATCCACCAAGGTGTAGGTGTGGgagggaaaagaaaaagagatacAATTAACGGACAATATGCTGGAAGATGGTCCAAGCTTTTTTACAGAGTTTAg